The Phycisphaerae bacterium genome has a segment encoding these proteins:
- a CDS encoding YjbQ family protein: MAAASYSFQVETRGNAEVINITGDVTEQLRQAPIETGVVTVFVVGSTAGITTTEFEPGLARHDLKAFFERIAPTDAEYVHERTWNDDNGHSHVRASLLGPSLAVPFVDKTMLLGTWQQIVLIDFDTRPRTRTVVVQVVG, translated from the coding sequence ATGGCCGCGGCATCCTATTCATTCCAGGTCGAAACTCGCGGGAACGCGGAAGTCATCAACATCACAGGCGATGTCACCGAACAGCTTCGGCAAGCTCCGATCGAAACGGGTGTCGTCACGGTGTTCGTTGTCGGATCCACGGCCGGGATCACGACAACGGAGTTCGAACCCGGGCTGGCCCGGCATGATCTGAAGGCGTTCTTCGAGCGGATCGCACCCACCGACGCCGAGTATGTTCACGAACGCACCTGGAACGACGACAACGGCCATTCCCACGTGCGGGCTTCGCTGCTGGGCCCGAGCCTTGCCGTTCCCTTCGTGGACAAGACGATGCTCCTGGGCACGTGGCAACAGATCGTGCTCATCGACTTCGACACGCGCCCTCGGACGCGAACCGTTGTTGTCCAGGTTGTCGGATAG